The Saimiri boliviensis isolate mSaiBol1 chromosome 10, mSaiBol1.pri, whole genome shotgun sequence genomic sequence GtgaagaaaaatttgaatatattctGCTGATTCTTTATCTTGAGTAGGTGAAACTGCATTATCTTACAGAAatacttctctttttgtttttaggttgGCGCTGTAAACGGTATGGTCACCGAACTGGCGACAAAGAATGCCCTTTCTTTATCAAAGGCAACCAAAAGTTAGAGCAGTTCAGAGTGGTAAGTAAAGCCCCACAGTGTCAGTTTACATTTATCAGAGATGGTGAAAATCAGTAAAGCAGCAAGTTACCAGTGAAGTGAATGTTCACATAAAATACATTCCCAGAAGCCTTTTGGCCAAAGTGTATGCTGTTAACTACTTGCTTATTAAATTACATTTGTATGACAAATTAGCTCTTTGAGAAAACTGAATTCTTACTAAAGTGTTCTTTGCTTATAACTtggaaaagtgatttttttttttctgaagcagacATTGTTATCTGTTCAGCCCCTCCTTTTGAAACTTACTATGTAAAAAGTCATGTTTCATAACTAAAATCAGGGATTTAATTTCCCAGTCTTTAAAGAGTACATATCTTTCCATTGTTAAGAGTAAAGTgtccatatatttttttctttagatgatggttattttctgtatttttgattgTTTGGTTTTGAGGTGGCAGTGTTACAGCTCCGtgactgctcctgcagagcagggctaccccaaAGGCACTGTGCTGAAAGTAGCCATTTCCTGTATTTTTCTAattggaaaatcttttttttagcCTTATTGAGTTTTCAGTGATGTGACCCTTAAAAGGATTAGAACATGTTGAACATGCAGCTACatcaaacagtaaaaataaataaataaactggattCCATAACATAAGGATTTAATTGTATTTAACTTGGAGTCCATGAAGCCTGACCAAACCTTAACCTTCTCTGACCCTTAAGGCACATGAAGATCCCATGTATGACATCATACGAGACAATAAACGACATGAAAAGGATGTAAGGTGAGGTTATCCTGATGGTAACAATATCctcttaaagttttaaaattatataaagttgGAGAAAACCATTCTAGTATTAGTGGAATGGTATAGTAAACATGGTACTTCAATTGTGAAAATTTGTAGAGTGCAGGAGTCATGGCTGAAAAGACCAATGTTGGGGAATGAGCaggccagcctcctcctccttggATTAGCTTAAAGCTGTGGGCTTGGTCTAGCCCTCTGGCCTCTGCAGGTAATACTGGCAACCCATGTTGTGCTGTCTACTTATACAGTACAATTGATACTTTCATGTGATTCAGTTTATCTTCTCCAGTGTCTTTCGGGATCTGAGCTTTTGTTGAAAATTATACTTAGGCcagtctcagtggctcacacctataaatccTAATACCTGGGAAAGCCAAGGCCAGCGGATTGctgaagtccaggagtttgagaccagtcttggccacatggcaaaaccccatctttacaaaaaaaaatataaacacaaaaattagccaggtatggcagcacacacttgtagttccagctactgagggggacgaggtgggaggatctgctTGACCCCAGTaggtttaggctgcagtgagccatgattgcaccactgcactccatcctaggtgacagagcaagaccctgtctcagaaataaaaattagatgtgATTAGAGAGAGGTGGAAAAAATTGGAgggtttgttttttcaaattggTGGCATCAAATTGTAACTGTTAAAGATGTAGATTTAGAAACTGAGCAGTAGGGGAATGGTTTAGTAAGTATGCAGCCGTTAGAAATTACAGCTGTAAGGACTGGAAACATGCAGAAATATTTTGGACaatgaaaagaatacaaaatggCTTGTAGACTGGTTATAGTCATGTAAAGTAGGCATTCAAGTGGAGAATAATAGAGAaaacaggtaaaaataaaaataagtactcTTTGTGACATGGTTATTCATGATCCTCCCATACTGCTTTTGAATGACATATTTATCtaaaaacttttaagttaaaGCTAAAACTCACTGTTCTTTGATCAATCTTGAATGTTTAGGATTCAGCAGTTAAAACAGTTACTGGAGGATTCTACCTCGGATGAAGATGGGAGCAGCTCTAGTTCCTCTGAAGGTAAAGagaaacacaagaaaaagaagaggaaagaaaagcataagaaaaggaagaaggaaaagagaaagaagaaaaaacggAAGCACAAATCTTCCAAGTCAAATGAGAGTTCTGACTCAGAGTGACAAGAACATGACTTGTTCAACATTCTCTTCTCAAACACTGGCCAAGGAACAGAGGAAGATGCAATCAGAGAAAGGACCAGGATAGAGACGCTGAGAGAAGAGGATATGT encodes the following:
- the RP9 gene encoding retinitis pigmentosa 9 protein translates to MSSRPGRENAGAGGARRPREPPEQELQRRREQKRRRHDAQQLQQLKHLESFYEKPPPGLIKEDETKPEDCIPDVPGNEHAREFLAHAPTKGLWMPLGKEVKVMQCWRCKRYGHRTGDKECPFFIKGNQKLEQFRVAHEDPMYDIIRDNKRHEKDVRIQQLKQLLEDSTSDEDGSSSSSSEGKEKHKKKKRKEKHKKRKKEKRKKKKRKHKSSKSNESSDSE